A DNA window from Elusimicrobiota bacterium contains the following coding sequences:
- a CDS encoding reductive dehalogenase domain-containing protein, producing MSTDINYEELKKVVFKNGAAFFGVAEFSMLKDKTYELSENVMNKMTGVVVAGIRLAGGVLEDVVDHPTKLYQSHYRQVNYMLDRLALEVVGFIQEKKGSALPIPASVLVDWATQRAHFSHKHAAVEAGLGWIGRNNLFVHPEYGSQVRLVTVLTDLPLPYGKRNKSMSCGTCHACVITCPAEAIKENPAEFDHKKCYEKLDGFRKLYGISHHICGVCVKNCKGCV from the coding sequence GTGAGTACTGATATTAACTATGAAGAGCTAAAAAAAGTTGTGTTTAAGAACGGCGCTGCATTTTTTGGGGTAGCTGAGTTTAGTATGTTGAAAGATAAAACTTATGAGCTAAGCGAAAATGTGATGAATAAAATGACCGGGGTTGTGGTTGCAGGGATCCGTCTTGCGGGGGGTGTGCTTGAGGATGTGGTTGACCACCCAACGAAGTTGTATCAATCACATTACCGCCAGGTTAATTATATGCTTGACCGGTTGGCGTTGGAGGTCGTGGGGTTTATACAAGAAAAAAAAGGTTCCGCGCTTCCAATACCCGCATCAGTGTTGGTTGACTGGGCAACGCAGCGCGCGCATTTTTCGCATAAGCACGCGGCAGTCGAGGCCGGGCTTGGGTGGATCGGGCGTAATAATTTGTTTGTCCATCCGGAGTACGGGTCACAGGTGAGGTTAGTGACTGTGCTTACTGATCTGCCGTTGCCCTATGGTAAACGTAACAAAAGTATGTCATGCGGTACGTGCCACGCATGCGTAATAACCTGTCCGGCAGAAGCGATTAAGGAGAACCCCGCGGAGTTTGACCATAAAAAGTGTTATGAAAAACTTGATGGATTTCGTAAACTGTATGGAATTAGTCATCATATATGCGGTGTATGCGTAAAAAACTGTAAAGGGTGTGTATGA